Proteins encoded within one genomic window of Chlorobaculum sp. MV4-Y:
- a CDS encoding glycosyltransferase family 87 protein, translating into MDRNSITITMNLLSWIGLIAMGFMIYYLLFDTASRYGEQGERIGFESMKKSRYLLLLISLASVFLFYPLSIFYCLGQIQTILSCLTAAALIAWSKDRKILAGFLVGLCCSIKPQYAVVLLWAAFRKEWRFSVALVVTAGILQAVSVLAYGFHNVIGYIDVLRFISRRGESFFPNQSVNGVMNRLLFNGNNLEWVEDSFPAYNPAVYYTTVASSAVILGVALFWRVRHRPQLLDLALIFLSVTIASPVAWEHHYGILLPIFAVLIPAAIARRPFGKWTEAYLMTAYFLVSQKLETFTDQFANTHLNFLQSYLFFGAIMVLVLLYRLLSVDARLAKASV; encoded by the coding sequence TCCCGCTATGGTGAACAGGGAGAGCGGATTGGCTTCGAAAGCATGAAAAAGTCACGTTATCTATTGTTGCTGATAAGCCTGGCCTCTGTCTTTCTGTTTTATCCCCTGTCTATATTTTACTGTCTTGGGCAGATTCAGACCATACTCAGTTGTCTGACGGCAGCTGCCCTGATTGCATGGAGCAAGGACCGTAAAATTCTTGCCGGTTTTCTGGTTGGTCTCTGCTGCTCGATCAAGCCGCAATATGCGGTTGTGCTGCTGTGGGCGGCATTCAGGAAAGAGTGGAGGTTTTCCGTTGCCCTGGTGGTGACGGCGGGCATATTGCAGGCTGTTTCGGTGCTGGCGTACGGATTCCACAATGTCATCGGGTATATCGATGTTCTGCGATTTATCAGCCGGAGGGGCGAGAGCTTTTTCCCGAACCAGTCAGTGAACGGCGTGATGAACCGGCTGCTGTTCAATGGAAACAACCTCGAATGGGTCGAAGACAGCTTTCCCGCCTACAATCCGGCAGTTTATTACACGACCGTTGCCAGCTCGGCCGTCATTCTGGGGGTGGCATTGTTCTGGCGGGTTCGGCATCGGCCTCAGCTTCTGGATCTGGCGCTGATTTTCCTCAGCGTCACGATAGCCTCGCCGGTCGCCTGGGAGCACCATTACGGCATATTGCTGCCAATATTCGCGGTGCTTATTCCTGCGGCCATTGCTCGCAGGCCGTTTGGCAAATGGACGGAGGCGTATCTGATGACTGCCTATTTTCTCGTGAGCCAGAAGTTGGAGACGTTTACCGATCAGTTCGCGAATACCCACCTGAATTTCCTACAATCGTACCTGTTTTTTGGAGCGATCATGGTGCTGGTGCTGCTGTACCGGTTGCTGTCGGTTGACGCGAGGCTTGCGAAGGCGTCCGTATAA
- a CDS encoding NAD-dependent epimerase, with translation MKILVTGAAGFIGFHLCERLASRGDEVVGLDNINDYYDQRVKYGRLAWSGIAESAIEYGKTVQSSKYPNYRFIKLNLEDKEGIDNLFKTEKFDALCNLAAQAGVRYSLTNPGSYVSSNIVGFVNLLEASRYNSLGNFCYASSSSVYGLNEHQPFSVHDNVDHPVSLYAASKKSNELMAHTYSHLFGIPTTGLRFFTVYGPWGRPDMALFLFTKAALEGRPIEVFNYGNMQRDFTYIDDIVEGVVRVLDHPARPNPDWSGASPDPGSSSAPYRVYNIGNNKTVKLMDYIEALENALGVTIEKNLLPIQPGDVPSTWADVSDLVKDFDYKPETTVQEGVNRFIAWYREFFNV, from the coding sequence ATGAAAATCCTCGTTACCGGCGCTGCCGGATTCATCGGCTTCCATCTTTGCGAACGACTCGCGTCAAGGGGCGATGAAGTGGTCGGCCTCGACAATATCAATGATTATTACGACCAGCGGGTCAAGTATGGACGCCTCGCCTGGTCGGGCATCGCTGAATCCGCCATCGAATACGGCAAGACCGTGCAGTCGTCGAAATATCCCAACTACCGTTTCATCAAACTCAACCTTGAAGACAAGGAGGGCATCGACAACCTGTTCAAAACAGAAAAATTCGATGCGCTCTGCAACCTCGCTGCCCAGGCGGGCGTGCGCTACTCCCTTACCAACCCTGGTTCTTACGTCAGTTCGAACATCGTCGGCTTCGTAAACCTTCTGGAGGCCTCGCGCTACAACAGCCTCGGCAACTTCTGCTATGCGTCAAGCTCATCGGTCTACGGCCTGAACGAACACCAGCCATTCTCGGTGCACGACAACGTCGATCACCCGGTCAGCCTCTACGCGGCCAGCAAAAAGTCCAACGAGCTGATGGCCCACACCTACAGCCACCTGTTCGGCATTCCGACCACCGGCCTGCGCTTTTTCACGGTTTATGGCCCCTGGGGACGCCCCGACATGGCGCTCTTTCTCTTCACCAAGGCCGCGCTCGAAGGCCGACCAATCGAGGTTTTCAACTACGGCAACATGCAGCGCGACTTCACCTACATCGACGACATTGTCGAGGGAGTCGTGCGGGTGCTCGACCATCCGGCCCGGCCAAATCCCGACTGGAGCGGCGCTTCGCCCGACCCCGGCTCGTCATCCGCCCCTTACCGGGTTTACAACATCGGCAACAACAAGACGGTCAAGCTGATGGATTACATCGAAGCACTCGAAAATGCACTCGGTGTCACCATCGAAAAAAATCTGTTGCCTATCCAGCCGGGCGACGTGCCTTCGACCTGGGCCGATGTCAGCGATCTGGTCAAAGACTTCGACTACAAGCCAGAAACAACGGTGCAGGAAGGCGTCAACCGCTTCATCGCCTGGTACCGCGAATTCTTCAACGTCTGA
- a CDS encoding CPBP family intramembrane glutamic endopeptidase, which produces MNFTDDPKQYGRPRLFNTILVLLFVLAAYPLVGALLTILVAGGNPFGNGFEAANHSLVVRLLVAQAFGQIVVLALPVFWFTRRFSGAGLFGHATFEWLGIGKQGGSQPALIAGAGMLLLQPALYSIVELQTLLLPYLGTFGKSLLQEQATLDIFLKKLAGGASIGESVLSILVLVLTPAICEELFFRGYIQKSFALSLSPQRAVLLTGIVFALFHMEWFNFVPLTLLGWYIGYIYWKSDNLLVPVVAHGTNNLAALVLLKSGIDSGSATDPSSGLLVSWPWWALVVVSLSLFFC; this is translated from the coding sequence ATGAATTTTACTGACGACCCGAAGCAGTATGGACGGCCTCGTCTTTTCAACACGATTCTGGTTTTGCTTTTCGTATTGGCCGCCTATCCGCTTGTCGGCGCGCTTCTGACCATACTAGTTGCGGGCGGTAACCCTTTCGGTAATGGATTCGAAGCGGCAAACCATTCGCTCGTGGTGCGTCTTCTGGTAGCCCAGGCATTCGGGCAGATTGTGGTGCTTGCGCTTCCGGTGTTCTGGTTTACAAGGCGTTTTTCCGGCGCCGGATTGTTCGGCCATGCAACGTTTGAGTGGCTGGGTATCGGCAAGCAAGGCGGCAGCCAACCTGCTTTGATCGCCGGTGCCGGAATGCTGTTGCTGCAACCCGCGCTCTACAGCATCGTCGAGTTGCAGACGCTTCTGCTGCCTTATCTTGGCACTTTTGGGAAGTCGCTTCTGCAGGAGCAGGCCACACTTGACATTTTTCTCAAAAAACTTGCCGGAGGGGCGTCGATCGGGGAGAGCGTCCTGTCGATTCTTGTGCTTGTCCTGACTCCGGCGATCTGCGAAGAGCTGTTTTTTCGCGGGTACATCCAGAAAAGTTTTGCTCTGAGCCTCTCTCCGCAAAGGGCGGTGCTTTTGACAGGGATTGTGTTTGCCCTGTTTCACATGGAGTGGTTCAATTTCGTGCCGCTGACTTTGCTCGGGTGGTATATTGGATATATTTACTGGAAATCCGATAATCTCCTGGTTCCCGTCGTCGCGCACGGCACCAACAATCTGGCTGCGCTCGTTCTGCTAAAAAGCGGCATCGACTCAGGCAGCGCAACTGATCCGTCTTCCGGATTGCTTGTTTCCTGGCCGTGGTGGGCTCTTGTGGTGGTTTCGTTGTCTCTTTTTTTCTGTTGA
- a CDS encoding phosphatidate cytidylyltransferase, with protein sequence MQRVAVAIVGIPLLLWLNMQGGLYFLGLVLALSLMATWEFWRLATHRAHPPSIAILLPLTAFVQLDFYYGFIGYWEAILAVVMFLYVLEIWRNQGSQFMNLGATLVGFLYVNLSFGALLRLRLSDAVNAGSGQALVLLMLLCVWAADIFAYFGGRGFGGKFIKKKLFPRISPKKTWEGYLFGIAGSASAAWFCSTYISACPDGRAVAAGLLIGAVAPAGDLLESMFKRDAGVKDSSGLIPGHGGVLDRFDTVMFVSPLLYFLAHHW encoded by the coding sequence ATGCAGAGAGTGGCGGTTGCCATCGTGGGCATTCCGCTGTTGCTCTGGCTCAATATGCAAGGTGGTTTGTACTTCCTGGGGCTGGTGCTTGCGCTCAGCCTCATGGCGACCTGGGAGTTCTGGCGCCTGGCCACGCATCGGGCGCATCCTCCGTCGATTGCTATTCTGCTGCCGCTGACTGCCTTTGTGCAGCTCGATTTCTATTACGGCTTCATCGGCTACTGGGAGGCTATTCTCGCCGTGGTCATGTTCCTGTATGTGCTTGAAATATGGCGGAATCAGGGATCCCAGTTCATGAACCTCGGTGCGACGCTTGTCGGCTTTCTCTACGTGAACCTGAGCTTTGGCGCACTGCTCAGGCTTCGTCTTTCGGATGCTGTGAACGCGGGTTCCGGTCAGGCGCTGGTGCTGCTCATGTTGCTGTGCGTCTGGGCGGCGGATATTTTTGCCTATTTCGGAGGACGCGGATTCGGAGGCAAGTTTATCAAAAAGAAGCTCTTTCCGCGCATCAGCCCGAAAAAAACCTGGGAGGGGTACCTTTTTGGTATTGCCGGGAGCGCCTCGGCGGCATGGTTCTGTTCGACGTACATCTCCGCTTGTCCGGATGGCCGGGCAGTAGCTGCTGGTCTCTTGATCGGCGCGGTTGCGCCTGCTGGCGATCTGCTGGAGTCGATGTTCAAGCGTGATGCCGGGGTCAAGGACTCATCGGGCCTCATTCCGGGGCATGGCGGTGTGCTCGACCGCTTTGATACGGTGATGTTCGTTTCCCCGCTGCTCTATTTTCTCGCGCATCACTGGTGA
- a CDS encoding PTS sugar transporter subunit IIA → MKIEALLTEKHINLNLGSSSKDEVIDTLIAMLAGHDKVRDLKQLAEDVRKREREMSTGIGKNIGLPHAKTSAVTEPVLALATLSNEVDFESIDNQPVKIVFLLATPETMLAEHLKLLGRITRLAGRDDVRRKIIDAATPGEVLALFHEEEKDLPQI, encoded by the coding sequence ATGAAAATCGAAGCCCTTCTCACAGAAAAGCACATCAACCTGAATCTCGGTTCCAGTTCAAAGGACGAGGTGATCGATACGCTGATCGCCATGCTGGCTGGTCATGACAAGGTCAGGGATTTAAAGCAGCTTGCCGAGGATGTACGAAAGCGGGAACGGGAGATGTCCACGGGTATCGGCAAGAACATCGGGTTGCCTCATGCCAAGACCTCGGCTGTGACCGAACCGGTGCTGGCACTCGCCACGCTCTCCAATGAGGTCGATTTCGAGTCGATCGACAACCAGCCGGTGAAGATCGTGTTTTTGCTTGCCACGCCGGAGACCATGCTTGCCGAGCATCTCAAACTGCTCGGACGCATTACCAGGCTCGCGGGCCGCGACGATGTCCGTCGCAAGATTATCGACGCGGCAACTCCCGGCGAGGTGCTCGCCCTTTTTCACGAAGAGGAGAAGGATTTACCCCAGATTTAA
- the hisS gene encoding histidine--tRNA ligase → MTQFQGVKGTRDIFPDEISRWHYVEGVVHSVAALYGFSEIRTPVFEYTELFQRGIGATTDIVGKEMFTFLPDPNGRSLTLRPEMTAGVMRACLQKNLLSQAPVHKLWYISDLFRKERPQAGRQRQFTQFGAELLGVSNPAAVAEVLTFMMQVFETLGLHGLRLRINSLGDLDDRARYRETLRGYFKPYESELDEASKERLEKNPLRILDSKNPALQEMIAGAPRLYASLKPESVAEFEAVLAYLDDRQIAYDVDYLLVRGLDYYCHAAFEVTSSELGAQDAIGGGGRYDGLARELGSPNDLPAVGFAVGMERLMIVMEKQGLFATLNPRGPLVYVVIQQKALVGHAMQVAFHLRKAGIKTEIDLAGRSMKAQMRDANRMGSAYALFVGQSEFESGVYTLKNLVTSEQTSLDLDAIIDVLREPAARESFRP, encoded by the coding sequence ATGACGCAGTTCCAGGGAGTGAAAGGGACAAGGGATATTTTTCCCGATGAGATTTCGAGATGGCACTATGTCGAGGGGGTTGTCCACTCGGTAGCCGCGCTGTACGGATTCAGCGAAATCCGCACGCCTGTTTTCGAGTACACCGAGCTCTTCCAGCGCGGCATAGGAGCGACCACCGACATTGTCGGCAAGGAGATGTTCACCTTTCTTCCCGATCCCAATGGACGCTCCCTGACGCTTCGTCCGGAAATGACTGCCGGGGTGATGCGCGCCTGCTTGCAGAAGAACCTGCTCTCGCAAGCACCGGTGCACAAGCTCTGGTACATCAGCGATCTGTTCCGCAAGGAGCGCCCGCAGGCTGGCCGTCAGCGCCAGTTCACGCAGTTCGGCGCGGAGCTGCTCGGTGTCTCCAACCCGGCGGCGGTGGCCGAAGTGCTTACCTTCATGATGCAGGTGTTCGAGACGCTCGGCCTGCACGGCTTGCGGCTGCGCATCAACTCGCTTGGCGACCTTGACGACCGCGCGCGCTACCGCGAGACGCTCCGGGGCTACTTCAAGCCCTACGAGTCGGAGCTCGACGAGGCGTCGAAGGAGCGGCTCGAAAAGAATCCGCTGCGCATCCTCGATTCGAAGAATCCGGCTTTGCAGGAGATGATCGCGGGCGCGCCGAGGCTCTACGCTTCGCTCAAGCCGGAGTCTGTGGCTGAATTCGAGGCTGTGCTCGCCTATCTCGACGACAGGCAAATCGCCTACGACGTCGATTACCTGCTGGTGCGCGGACTCGATTATTACTGCCACGCGGCTTTCGAGGTGACCAGCTCCGAGCTTGGCGCGCAGGACGCCATCGGCGGCGGGGGGCGCTATGATGGCCTGGCCCGTGAACTCGGATCACCAAACGATCTGCCCGCGGTCGGTTTCGCCGTCGGCATGGAGCGGCTGATGATCGTCATGGAGAAGCAGGGATTGTTCGCGACGCTCAATCCTCGCGGCCCGCTCGTTTACGTCGTCATACAGCAGAAGGCGCTTGTCGGGCATGCCATGCAGGTCGCTTTCCATCTGCGCAAGGCGGGCATTAAAACCGAGATCGACCTTGCCGGACGGAGCATGAAAGCGCAGATGCGTGATGCCAACCGAATGGGTTCGGCTTACGCGCTTTTCGTTGGCCAGTCGGAATTCGAGTCGGGCGTCTACACGCTCAAGAACCTCGTCACCTCGGAGCAGACCTCGCTCGATCTCGACGCCATCATCGATGTGCTGCGCGAACCGGCGGCGCGGGAGTCGTTTAGGCCGTGA
- a CDS encoding glutaredoxin family protein, producing MKPQVTIYGKPECCLCDQALEVLEAVRKRIPFDIDKRDISGDADLVERYGFDIPVIFVDGKLAFKHRIDKERLIALLKGK from the coding sequence GTGAAGCCGCAGGTGACCATCTACGGCAAGCCGGAGTGCTGCCTCTGCGACCAGGCGCTCGAAGTGCTCGAAGCGGTGCGAAAGCGTATTCCGTTCGACATCGACAAGCGGGACATCTCCGGCGACGCCGACCTCGTCGAACGCTACGGCTTCGACATTCCGGTCATTTTCGTCGATGGCAAACTCGCCTTCAAGCACCGGATCGACAAGGAGCGCCTGATTGCTCTGCTCAAAGGGAAGTAA
- a CDS encoding MFS transporter, whose product MLTEESHNAHGKRLFGLSRNVFMAGLVSFFMDVSSEMIYPLVPLFLSSMLGVNKSMIGLIEGSAESTASLIKVFSGWISDRLGKRKGLMLAGYAVSTLSRPLVATAGSWPQVFASRLVDRFGKGVRTAPRDAIIAESTEQSSLGRAFSFHRSMDTMGAVAGPGIAFIGLQMYHSSYRQLFWLSMVPGLLALLIIALFITESKKAVPSSPSQSLRLSLSGFSGRTRFFFLIVTLFALGNSSDAFLILRARQLGVPITMIPVVYLLFNLIYSVTAIPAGIAADRYGRKRLIFAGFLLFAGLYSGFALAKSPMAIWVLFGFYGVFMGLTEGIQKAFLATLVPESLKGTAYGIYAGAIGIAALPSSFVAGLLWDKVSPAATFWFGAVMAAISAMLFLMLIIGMRDKSSAIE is encoded by the coding sequence ATGTTGACTGAAGAATCACATAACGCGCACGGAAAGCGCCTTTTCGGCTTGAGCCGGAACGTCTTTATGGCCGGGCTGGTCAGTTTTTTCATGGACGTGAGTTCGGAGATGATCTATCCGCTTGTTCCGCTGTTTCTGTCGAGCATGCTGGGGGTGAACAAGTCGATGATCGGGCTGATCGAGGGAAGCGCCGAGTCGACGGCGAGCCTTATCAAGGTGTTTTCCGGCTGGATTTCCGACCGGCTGGGAAAACGGAAAGGACTCATGCTTGCCGGATATGCAGTATCTACCTTGAGCCGCCCGCTTGTCGCAACCGCCGGAAGCTGGCCGCAGGTGTTCGCCTCGCGGCTTGTCGATCGTTTCGGCAAGGGCGTCCGCACCGCGCCTCGTGACGCGATCATCGCTGAATCCACCGAGCAGTCCAGCCTTGGCAGAGCCTTCAGTTTTCATCGCTCCATGGACACGATGGGGGCTGTTGCCGGGCCGGGAATCGCCTTTATCGGGCTTCAGATGTACCACAGCAGTTACCGTCAGCTTTTCTGGCTCTCGATGGTACCGGGGCTTCTCGCTCTACTGATCATCGCGCTCTTCATTACCGAGAGTAAAAAAGCCGTGCCATCCAGCCCATCGCAGAGCCTGAGGCTTTCTCTCTCCGGCTTCAGTGGCCGGACACGATTCTTTTTTCTGATCGTCACACTTTTCGCGCTTGGCAATTCCAGCGACGCATTTCTGATTCTCAGAGCCAGGCAACTCGGCGTTCCCATAACGATGATACCGGTGGTCTATCTCTTGTTCAATCTCATCTATTCCGTGACGGCCATTCCCGCCGGGATCGCTGCCGACAGATACGGCAGGAAACGATTGATTTTTGCCGGCTTCCTGCTCTTCGCAGGGCTCTACAGTGGATTTGCGCTGGCGAAAAGCCCGATGGCTATCTGGGTGCTGTTCGGTTTCTATGGGGTGTTCATGGGTTTGACCGAAGGAATTCAGAAAGCGTTTCTCGCGACGCTCGTACCCGAATCTCTCAAAGGCACGGCCTACGGGATTTATGCGGGAGCAATCGGCATTGCCGCGTTGCCTTCAAGCTTTGTTGCCGGGTTGCTGTGGGACAAGGTCTCTCCGGCGGCGACCTTCTGGTTTGGGGCGGTTATGGCAGCGATTTCGGCGATGCTGTTTCTGATGCTCATCATCGGAATGCGTGACAAGTCATCTGCCATAGAATAG
- a CDS encoding DUF190 domain-containing protein has protein sequence MSNKVKHHSLGKLVIYIAPAQKVKHASKSLFRKLFPKSVYMHLIEDAKKDGILNASAHTTHTSFTTDGKIISFSVESDNAKLAMCVELVDQREKLEAFFLKHRESLRGNVVIYKKVEFWDVD, from the coding sequence ATGTCGAACAAAGTCAAACATCACTCTCTCGGAAAGCTGGTGATTTATATCGCTCCAGCGCAGAAAGTCAAACATGCAAGCAAAAGCCTGTTTCGCAAGCTGTTTCCCAAGTCCGTCTACATGCATTTGATCGAAGATGCCAAAAAGGACGGTATTCTTAATGCTTCGGCGCATACGACGCATACGAGCTTTACGACAGACGGGAAGATTATTTCATTCAGTGTGGAGAGCGATAATGCAAAACTGGCGATGTGTGTGGAGCTGGTGGATCAACGCGAAAAACTCGAGGCATTTTTCCTGAAGCATCGGGAGTCATTGCGGGGAAACGTTGTCATCTACAAGAAGGTCGAGTTTTGGGATGTTGACTGA
- a CDS encoding voltage-gated chloride channel family protein, whose protein sequence is MKKPVEQLFIVSYIVKWLVLVLPVSLTVGSLVAFFLWLLEKAITIRFANPWLLFLLPVAGVCIHALYAYVGKNAEGGNNLIMDEIHEPGGGVPFRMAPLVLLTTVITHLFGGSAGREGTAVQIGGSIAQFYGRKLKLSQEDVKTLLMTGVAAGFGAVFGTPITGTIFALEVLALGRIKHDALMPCFMASVMADIVCSAWGIHHTHYHIDYVGKEIVFLNFLHFDVLLLLKVILGGVAFGLVGSLFAEFSHAIKNGSNRLIKTKWLIPVAGALTIIALTYLLGTQDYLSLGVTNPDPKAVSIVSCFHAGGATYYSWLWKLLFTAITLGTGFKGGEVTPLFFIGAALGNTLAMLTGAPVDLMAGLGFIAVFAGATNTPIACTLMGVELFGANNVLYYAVACFTAYYFSGHSGIYHAQRIGVPKIDELRHHADTTLRELHQKRMKKG, encoded by the coding sequence ATGAAAAAACCTGTCGAGCAGCTGTTTATCGTGTCATACATCGTGAAGTGGCTCGTCCTTGTCTTGCCTGTTTCCCTGACGGTCGGCTCACTTGTCGCGTTCTTTTTATGGCTGCTTGAAAAAGCCATAACAATCCGTTTCGCCAATCCGTGGCTGCTCTTTTTGTTGCCTGTCGCCGGAGTGTGCATTCATGCGCTCTATGCCTATGTCGGTAAAAATGCAGAGGGCGGCAACAATCTCATCATGGATGAAATTCATGAACCGGGCGGCGGCGTGCCGTTCAGGATGGCTCCGCTGGTATTGCTCACGACCGTGATCACGCACCTGTTTGGAGGTTCTGCAGGCAGAGAGGGGACCGCCGTTCAGATCGGGGGCAGTATCGCGCAGTTTTATGGCCGAAAGCTGAAACTGTCACAGGAAGATGTTAAAACACTCCTGATGACCGGCGTTGCTGCTGGCTTTGGGGCCGTTTTCGGCACGCCGATCACCGGCACCATTTTTGCCCTCGAAGTCCTCGCTCTGGGACGAATCAAACATGATGCGCTCATGCCCTGCTTTATGGCTAGCGTCATGGCTGATATTGTCTGTTCCGCATGGGGCATTCATCACACGCATTACCATATTGATTATGTCGGCAAAGAGATAGTGTTTCTGAACTTTCTCCATTTCGATGTGCTCTTGCTGCTCAAGGTGATTCTTGGCGGCGTGGCCTTCGGTCTGGTTGGCTCCCTGTTCGCCGAGTTCTCCCATGCTATTAAAAATGGCAGTAACCGGCTGATCAAAACAAAATGGCTGATTCCAGTTGCCGGTGCCCTGACGATCATTGCCCTGACATACTTGTTGGGCACGCAGGACTATTTGAGCCTCGGCGTGACCAATCCTGATCCGAAAGCCGTATCGATTGTTTCGTGTTTCCATGCGGGCGGAGCCACTTATTACAGCTGGTTATGGAAACTGCTTTTTACGGCCATCACGCTTGGCACCGGTTTTAAAGGGGGAGAGGTGACGCCGCTGTTTTTTATTGGCGCGGCGCTTGGCAATACACTGGCGATGTTGACCGGAGCGCCTGTCGATCTCATGGCTGGCTTGGGTTTTATCGCCGTGTTTGCCGGTGCTACCAATACCCCGATTGCCTGCACACTTATGGGGGTTGAGCTTTTTGGCGCGAACAATGTGCTCTACTATGCAGTCGCCTGCTTCACTGCCTATTATTTCAGCGGCCATTCAGGCATTTATCACGCTCAACGAATTGGCGTACCAAAAATCGATGAATTAAGGCATCATGCCGATACGACCTTGCGGGAATTGCACCAGAAACGGATGAAAAAGGGATAA
- a CDS encoding dynamin family protein, giving the protein MAKLLFLKIPLNATDKALSAMVGKYAELIREVTEINDAIGAPKTTRSVERLLEEEDGFIYVAALGQFKSGKSSLINSLIGEPLLPVGVVPLTSIVTCVKYGPVPKVTIQFTSGEGLETSLQELPKYVTEKQNPDNVHKVSLAIVEHPALADYRKVALVDTPGLGSLYRHNTDETLQWMPHAGVAMVSVSAERPLGDDDLLLLKGIVRYCPFIYFVITKTDLFKDAEIEEIKTHISSAVNKLMGDNVPVLLYSVNQDEARHRTEVMKQAIKPLHDNFAAKYDQIVRRKLLTVIEESVGYNEVALQAALIQNQNKEVIKGLLDEIKDNRSYYEQEMRLFASNFKSLARTKLEAIVLPFAAGIRAEVLSAFTREYASWPGTLAEISQQYEQWLKNRMRAEIAKVNEEVYTRIEALIHEMLRHFEYAARQFRVRLEEKVFELLGVQLPEKSWQLDFAGIEKPDIAVYRAFDTHLDMFIFFLPMSLFRWLFLKHFQNKIPREVEKNLERYISSVNLKIFKLIDNMHRQVSSYVGNEIANLERVLQRDASGLKHLTDNKSRLEEMSRLLAESRSERD; this is encoded by the coding sequence TTGGCAAAGCTGCTGTTTTTGAAAATCCCTTTAAACGCAACAGATAAGGCTCTTTCAGCAATGGTAGGAAAGTACGCCGAGCTCATCCGGGAAGTTACGGAAATCAATGACGCAATCGGTGCGCCGAAAACCACGCGTTCCGTCGAACGGCTTCTGGAAGAAGAGGACGGTTTTATCTACGTTGCGGCACTCGGGCAGTTCAAATCGGGAAAAAGCTCGTTGATCAACAGTCTTATTGGTGAACCACTCTTGCCGGTCGGCGTCGTGCCATTGACCTCGATCGTTACGTGTGTGAAGTATGGGCCGGTTCCCAAGGTGACCATCCAGTTCACCAGTGGCGAGGGACTTGAGACCTCTCTGCAGGAACTGCCGAAGTATGTCACCGAGAAGCAAAATCCTGACAATGTCCACAAGGTCTCCCTTGCTATTGTCGAGCATCCGGCCCTGGCTGATTATCGAAAAGTCGCGCTGGTCGATACGCCAGGGCTTGGAAGTCTGTACCGGCACAACACTGACGAAACGCTGCAATGGATGCCACATGCTGGCGTTGCGATGGTGAGCGTCAGCGCAGAGCGTCCTTTAGGTGACGACGACCTGCTGCTGTTGAAAGGTATCGTCAGGTATTGCCCCTTTATCTATTTCGTCATCACCAAAACAGATCTCTTCAAGGATGCCGAAATTGAAGAGATAAAGACGCATATCTCCTCGGCGGTGAATAAGCTCATGGGCGATAACGTGCCTGTCCTGCTGTATTCTGTCAATCAGGATGAAGCGCGGCACCGAACGGAGGTGATGAAGCAGGCAATTAAGCCCCTTCATGATAATTTTGCCGCAAAGTACGACCAAATCGTACGAAGAAAGCTCCTGACCGTCATTGAAGAGAGTGTCGGGTATAACGAAGTCGCCCTTCAGGCAGCCTTGATTCAGAACCAGAACAAGGAGGTCATCAAAGGATTGCTTGATGAGATCAAAGACAATCGGAGCTATTACGAACAGGAGATGCGATTGTTCGCAAGTAATTTCAAGTCTCTTGCAAGAACGAAACTCGAAGCAATCGTCTTGCCTTTTGCTGCTGGTATCAGAGCAGAAGTGTTGTCTGCCTTTACTCGCGAGTATGCATCATGGCCGGGTACGCTTGCCGAGATATCGCAACAGTACGAGCAATGGCTGAAAAACAGAATGAGGGCGGAAATAGCAAAGGTGAATGAAGAGGTGTATACGAGGATTGAGGCATTGATACACGAAATGCTCCGTCACTTCGAATATGCGGCCCGGCAGTTTCGCGTTCGTCTGGAAGAAAAAGTGTTTGAGCTTTTGGGCGTTCAGCTTCCGGAAAAATCATGGCAACTCGATTTCGCTGGCATCGAAAAGCCCGATATTGCCGTTTATCGGGCGTTTGATACCCATCTTGACATGTTCATATTCTTTCTGCCCATGAGCCTTTTCAGATGGTTGTTTTTAAAACACTTCCAAAACAAAATCCCGAGAGAAGTCGAGAAAAATCTTGAGCGATATATTTCATCGGTCAATCTGAAAATTTTCAAGCTGATCGATAACATGCATCGCCAGGTCTCAAGCTATGTCGGCAATGAGATCGCCAATCTTGAGCGTGTGCTTCAGCGTGATGCATCAGGACTCAAGCATCTGACTGACAACAAATCGCGTCTTGAGGAGATGAGCCGGCTCCTTGCCGAGTCGCGAAGCGAAAGAGATTGA